The nucleotide sequence TACCGAGACTCGACGCAAGAATGACGCGTCGATGACCGGTATCGAGGGCGGCGCCGCGCGCCTCGTTTGCAGTCGTAGCCATGCTGCTCCCCTACATGAAGATGAGAAGGGCCGGCCCCAGACCGGCCCCAAGCGAGGGCCGCCCGCGTCCCCCGCGGCGACCTTGAAACAACGGCGGGCTTTGCGGGCCCGCCGTCATGGCATTGCTCAGAACTTGTACATCGCGTTCAGGCTGACCTGGCTGCCGCTGAGGCTCTTGTCCTCGGTGGCGGTCGTGGCGTACTTGAGCTTGCTGTACAGGTACTCGATGCCCAGCTCGTAGGCACCCGTGGCGTACTGCAGGCTCATCGCGCTCTGGCGGTTGTTCAGGCGCGGGAAGGCGCTGAGCGCCACCCAGCGACGGACATCGCCCTGGTCCGGTCGACTCTGGCCGTAGTAGGCGTTGACGCTCCACTTGGGCGTGAAGTTGTAGCCCACCTGGAAGTAGCCGCCCTTGTCGGAGATGTCGCCGAATTGCGACAGGTCGCCGAAGATCTGGCCGATGCCGTTGCCGGTGTAGATGAAGCCCTTGAAGGTCCACGAACCCGGCTTCCACTGGCCGCCCAGTTCATACGCGGTGCTGGTGATGGAGTCCTTGATCGGCGGATTGACCGCCTGCCCCACGCCACGCAGATCGATCTGGCTCCAGTGCGCGGCGAAGAATGCCATCCACGCCTTGTCCTTCACGCTGACGCGCGCTTCGATCTGCGGACGGAAGCCCGCATTGCCGGCGGTCAGGTAATTGACGTTGTCGCCCGGGCCGTTCCAGTTGCCCGAGAACGCACCCACGTCCACGCGCCAGCGCGGGCCATCGCCCGAGTTGAGGTCCTGCATCCACACCACGCCCGGGAAGCGCCAGCCGATCATGCCGTTGCCGAAGCCCAGCGGGAACGCGATGTGCGAGAGCGAGGTGGGAATGATGTCCAGCGGGAACATCAGGTTCCACTGTTCGCCCACGCGGAACGTCGTGCCCGATTCCTTGTTGGTGATGTCCATGTAGGCCTGGCGCAGGCGCGGCACCGGCTGCTGTTCGCTGTACGGACCGGTGCCGTTGAAGCCACCGAAGAAGTCCATCTCGATGCGGCCGCCACCGGTCCAGCTGTCATTGAACTTGGCGCCCTTGAAGTCGAGCCAGAAGCGGGTGTTGCGAATGTCCACGCCGCTGAGCGAACCGGAGTACGGCGCGGCGGCCGACTTCGGGATCGGGTACTCGGCGTTCTGGCCGTTGCCGAACGACATGTTCTTGGTCTGGCTGAAGGCGCTGGCACTGATGAAGCCGTGCAGGGCCACCGACAGGCCGGGTGCCGATTCGAACGTGGACTTCGGTGCCGCGGCGACGACCTTTTCGGCCTGGGCCTGCTGCACCTGTTGCTGCTGCTGGACCTGCTGGACTTGCTGGGCCTGTTGCTGCTGCTGGCTCTGCTGTTGACGCAGCATGTCCTTCAGCTCGGCCAGCTCGCTTTCCAGCTGGGATACGCGGTTTTCCAGCGCCTGCTCTTTGGCGCTGCTACTGCTGGATGACTTGGTCTTGCCCGAGCTTTGCGGATCGGCGTGTGCCCCGAGGGGCAACAACAACGCTGCGGCGATGCCCAGCGCGAGGGCGGTGTGCCGCCCGTTCATTCGATGGAAAACCATGGTCTCGTGCCTCCCCAGGCAATGGTCGGGCCGAGCATGGTGATGCTGCATTGCGGACGCCTATTCGCCAATGGTCGAACCTCGACCAAAGTCGAACCATCCCGCCAACATCCGTTTTGCCCCCCATTGGCTACACTCGGGCAATACCGCAGACAAAGGGTGCCTGCGGCAGCCACCTGACAGAGGCGGCCGGCGCCACCGGTCGCGGGAGTACGACATGAGCAAGATCTACCCCGTCAAGCCCGAATTCGCGGCCAAGGCACGCGTGCGCAAGGACGATTACGACCGGATGTACGCCGAGTCCGTGGACAATCCGGAAGGCTTCTGGGGTGAGGTCGGCAAGCGCGTGGACTGGTTCAAGGCGCCGACCAAGATCAAGAATGTCTCGTACGACCCGCACAACCTGCACATCCGCTGGTACGAAGATGGCGAACTCAACGTCAGCGCCAACTGCCTGGATCGCCACTTGGCCCAGCGCGGCGACAAGACCGCCATCATCTTTGAAGGCGACGACCCGTCCGAGTCGCGCCACATCACCTATCGCGAGCTGCACGCGGAAGTGTGCAAGTTTGCCAACACGCTGAAGAACCTGGGCGTGTCCAAAGGCGACCGCGTCGCCATCTATCTGCCGATGATTCCCGAAGCGGCCGTGGCCATGCTCGCCTGCGCGCGCATCGGCGCGATCCACTCGGTGGTGTTCGGCGGGTTCTCGCCCGATTCGCTGGCGGGCCGCATCGCCGATTCCACCTGCAAGCTGGTGGTCACCGCTGATGAAGGCGTGCGCGGCGGCAAGAAGATCGGCCTGAAGGCCAACGTGGATGCCGCGCTCGAGCGCCCCGGCACCAACAGCGTGGAAACGGTGATCGTCGTGCGTCGCACCGGCGCGGGCGTGCCGATGCAGTCACCGCGCGATCGCTACTACCACGTGCTGATGGAAGGCCAGAGCGCCGACTGCCCGGCGACCCCGGTTGAGGCCGAGCATCCGCTGTTCATCCTTTACACCTCCGGCTCCACCGGCAAGCCCAAGGGCGTGCTGCACACCTCCGGCGGTTACCTGGTGTACGCCAGCTACACGCATGAGCTCGTGTTCGACCTGCGCGACGACGATGTTTACTGGTGCACGGCCGACGTGGGCTGGGTCACCGGCCACAGCTATGTGGTGTATGGCCCGCTGGCCAATGGCGCCACCACGGTGATGTTCGACGGCGTGCCGAACTACCCGGACACCAGCCGCTTCTGGAACGTGATCGACAAACACCAGGTCACGCTGTTCTACACCGCACCCACCGCCATCCGCGCGCTGATGCGCGAAGGCGAAGCGCCGGTGAAGAAGGCCTCGCGCGCCAGCCTGCGCCTGCTCGGTTCCGTCGGTGAGCCGATCAATCCGGAAGCCTGGGAGTGGTACTACCGCGTGGTTGGCGACGAGCGTTGCCCGATCGTCGATACCTGGTGGCAGACCGAAACCGGCGGCATTTTGATCACGCCGCTGGCCGGTGCGATCGACGCCAAGCCCGGCTCAGCCACGCTGCCGTTCTTCGGCATCACGCCGGCGGTGGTCGACGCCACCGGCACCGTGCTCGAAGGCGCGACCGAAGGCAACCTGGTGATCACCGATTCCTGGCCCGGCCAGATGCGCACGGTCTATGGCGACCATCAGCGCTTCATCGAAACCTATTTCACCGCCTATCCGGGCAACTACTTCACCGGCGACGGCGTGCGTCGCGATGAAGACGGTTACTACTGGATCACCGGCCGCGTCGACGATGTGATCAACGTCAGCGGCCACCGCATCGGCACCGCCGAAGTGGAAAGCGCGCTGGTCTCGCATCCGAAGGTGGCCGAGGCCGCCGTGGTCGGCGCGCCGCACGACATCAAGGGCCAGGGCATCTATGCCTTCGTCACGCTGATCGCCGGCGAACAGGGCAGCGACGAACTGCGCAAGGAACTGATTGCCTGGGTGCGCAAGGAGATCGGCCCCATCGCGACGCCGGACTTCCTGCAATGGGCACCCGGCCTGCCGAAGACGCGCTCGGGCAAGATCATGCGCCGCATCCTGCGCAAGATCGGCGAGAACCAGCCGGATCAGCTGGGCGATATTTCGACGCTGGCGGATCCGAGCGTGGTGAAGAACCTGGTGGACGAACGCATTGTGAAGTGAAGTCGGCGACTGCGTCGCCTGGGAACGGTGAACGGTAAACGGAGAAGAGCCATGCATGGTCACCGCTGTCCGCTTTGCCCGTTCACCGTTTACAGCTCCGCACAGCGGGCGACTTCACAGGGCGCGAAGCGCCCGCTTCACCGCTCCAGATCACCTCAACCTGAAAGCTGCCATGCCTGACGTACTGATCGCCGACGACCATCCGCTGTTCCGTGACGCGCTTGAGCGCGCTGTGCTCACGGCCTTGCCGGGAGCGACGGTGCATTGCGCGGATAGCGTGCACAGTCTGCTGGGCATGGTGGAGCAGTTTCCGGAAGCGGATCTGTTGTTGCTGGATCTGCATATGCCGGGGGCGCGCGGATATTCGGCGCTTGCGCATATTCGCGGCCAGTATCCGGGGCTGCCAACGATCGTGGTGTCGGGGCACGAGGAGGCCCATGTCGCGCGTCGCGCCCTGGCCCACGGCGCGCTGGCGTATATCCCCAAGTCGAGTTCGGGCGAGGAAATCGTACAGGCCATACGCACCGTGCTCGACGGCGACGTGTGGCTGCCGCATCAACTGCTGGGCGACGGCAACACCGAACTGAAGCCGGACGAAGCGGAAATCGCCAGCCGCGTGGCATCACTCACGCCGCAACAGTTCCGCGTGCTGACCATGATCGCCGAAGGCCTGCTCAACAAACAGATCGCCTACGACCTTGGCGTGTCCGAAGCGACGGTGAAAGCGCACATGACCTCGATCATGCGCAAGCTGGGTGTGAACAATCGCACACAGGTAGCGCTGGCGGCGAGTCAGCTGGCGGTGGATCCGAGTGTGATGCAGCCGATGCCGGAGGAGGAGTGAGGTGGCGCCGTTGGCGCTGTGAACGGTGAACGGTAAACGGTAAGAGCGTCGCACGATGCGCGTAAGCCGCTCTTACTGTTTACCGTTTACAGCTCCGCGCAGCGGGCGACCTCACAGGGCCGCGCTAGCGGCCCGACCCCTCGCCTCACGCTGGCGTCTGCCTTCTTAACCGCGCACTGAGCAACGCTCGCAAAGCCGCAGGCCGCACCGGTTTGTGCAGCAGCGGGTAGCCCAGCGCGCGGGCGCGTTGTTTCAGTTCGCTGCTGCCATCGGCCGTGATCATCGCCACCGGCGGCAGATCGCCCAGACGTCCGCGCAGGTGCTGGATCGCCTGCAGGCCGTTCATGTCTTCGGTCAGATGGTAATCGGCGAGGATCATGTCGATGCCGCCCTTTTGCAGTTCTTCCGCGGCCTGCTCGATATCGAGGGCGGTGCGGCAGTCCACGCCCCAGCGCTGGAGCAAGGCGCGCATGCCGTCGAGGATCGATGCGTCGTTGTCGAGGCAAAGCACGGTGAGCGGCAGTTGTTCGGCGTTGCTGGACGGTTGGGTTGGTGCGCGGCGGCGAGGTGCGACGGCGTCGACGCGCGGCACCACGACACCGAAACGGCTCCCGTGTCCGTCGCGCGAATCGAGCGTGAGGCGGTGATCGAGGATGTGCGCAATGCGATCGCAGATCGACAACCCGAGCCCCAGGCCTTTTTCGCCCCAGGGCGACGGTCGGTCGAGGCGCTGGAATTCGTCAAAGATGCGTGCGCGCTGCTCGTCGGCGATGCCGGGGCCGGTATCCCAGACTTCGATGCGCACGTCATCGCCGACGCGACGCGCGCCGAGCAGGACACCGCCCTGGCGCGTGTAGCGCAGGGCATTGGAGACGAAGTTCTGCAGGATGCGGCGAAGCAACTGCGGGTCGCTGCGCACGGCCAGTTTGGTACTGGCGACGCGGAAACTCAGGCCGCGCTTTTCGGCGACCACGGCGTATTGCGCCTTGAGCGAGTCGAACAAGTCGGAGAGCGCGAAGTGGCCGATATCGGGACGGTAGCTGCCGGCATCGAGGCGGGACGTGTCGAGCAAGGCGTCGAGAAGGTCTTCCGCTGCGCGGAACGAGGCGTCGATGCGCTCGGCGAGCTGGCCGGCTTCCTGGTCGAGGCCGGGATGTTGGCGCAGGGCTGAGGTGAACAGGCGCGCGGCGTTGAGTGGTTGCAGCAGGTCGTGACTGGCAGCGGCGAGGAAGCGGGTCTTGGAGACGTTGGCCGCTTCGGCGTCGCGGCGCGCGTTGGCCGTAGCGACAAGGGCTTCGCTGAGCTCGGCCGTGCGTTGCTCGACGCGTTGCTCCAGGTTTTCGTTTGCCTCCATCAGGGCGTGTTCGGCGTGCTTGTAGGCGGTCACATCCGTGTAGGTGGTGACATAACCTCCGCCGGGCAGCGCGCGACCGCGCATTTCGATGACCGTGCCGTCGGGGCGGATGCGCTGGAACAGATGCGGCGAGCCCGCGCGCATATAGCCGATACGCTTGGCGACGTGGGCTTCGACTTCACCGGGGCCGCATTCGCCGTGGTCGGCGTTCCACCGGATGAGGTCGGCCACAGGGACACCAACGTAGACCATGCCGTCGGGGTAGTCGAACAGTTCGAGGTAGCGACGGTTCCACGCGACCAGGCGCATGCCGGCGTCGACCACGCTGATGCCCTGCGACACGTTTTCCAGCGTGGTGGAAAGGAGCTCGCGGTTGAAACGCAGCTCCTGCGAGGCTTCGTCCATCAGCGCCATGGCTTCGGCGATGTCGAGGCCGGAACCGGAGAGCACGCCCATCAGGATGCGGCGTGCACTGGCGGCGCCGACCGCCGAGGCGAGGAGGCGTTCGGTGTGCTGGATGAGCGCGCGATCGGCGGATTCGCCCGGTTGCAGCGCGCGTCCGCGGCGGTCGCCGTAGTCTTCGAAGGCGCGCTGGCTGCTGCGTTCACCGACGATGCGCTCGGCGATGGTGCGCAGGTCAGCCACTGACACGCGACCACGCCAGTCGCCGGCGCCGCCGTAGTCCACCGAAGATGGCTCGATGAACATCGCCGCGTGCAGGCGTTCCTCGAGGCTCGGACGGAAGCGCAGCGAGATGAAGATCAGGCACCCGACGTTGACCAGCAACGACCAGAAAGTGCCGTGCATCACCGGGTCCCAGCCACTGAGGTGGAACAGCGCCTGCGGCTGCAGCCAGCTCATGCCCAGCGGGCCGTCGTTCAACCAGTGCGCGTCCGGCCGCATCGCGGGGAAGAGCAAGGTGTATGCCCACACGGCGAAGCCGGCGACCAGGCCGGTGGCCACGCCACGCCGGCTTGCGCCACGCCAGTACAGTGCGGACACGATGGCCGGCGCGAACTGTGCCACGGCGGCGAAGGCGAGCAAACCGGTGGACGCGAGGTTGGCCGTGTCGGCAACGAGGCGGTAGTACGCGTAGGCCATGCAGGCCAGGGCGACGATGGCGATGCGCCGGACGAGCAGGACGAGTTGCGAGAGATCGGCGCGTTGCTCCAGGCGCAGGCGCCGGATGCGCAGCAAGGCCGGCATGACCAGGTCGTTGCTGATCATGGTGGAGAGCGCGACGGAGGAGACGATCACCATGCCGGTCGCGGCGGAGAAGCCGCCGATGAAGGCGATCAGCGCAACGCCGCGATCGTCGTGCGCCATGGGCAGGTTCAGCACCCAGGCATCCGCATTGCCGTTCTGCACGCCGGGCAGATGCAGGCCGGCGGCGACGATGGGGATCACGGCGACGCTGATGATCATCATGTACAGCGGGAACATCCAGCGCGCGCGGTAGAGATCCTTCGGGTCTTCGCATTCCACTACGCCAATCTGGAACTGGCGCGGCAGGCAGAACATGGCGCAGAAGGCGAGCAGCGTCTGGGCGAGGAAGCCGGGGGAGATGCCGGCTTCGAACTGCTTCACCGGCAGTTGCACGGTGGCTTCGAGGCCGGGACCTCGCCATAGCGCATAGGCCGCGAGCAGAGCGAAGGCGACCAGCTTGATCAGCGATTCGAGTGCGATCGCGAGCATCATGCCGTGGTGATGCTCGGTCGCATCAATGGTGCGCGTGCCGAACAGGATGGCGAAGGTGGCGAGCAGGATCGCGCACCACATCGCGCTGTCACCGAATTGCCCGGCACCGCCGCCGAGCGCGGCGTACGACATCGACACGGCTTTGAACTGGAGCGCGAGGTAAGGAACGATCGCGATGACGGCGATCAGTGCGACGGCGGCGGCCAGTCCATGCGATTTGCCGAAGCGCGCGCCGATGAAGTCGGCGATCGAGGTGATGTTGCGTTGCCTGGCGACGATGGCGAGGCGACGCATCAGCCCGAAGCCGAACACGAAGAGCATGGCCGGGCCGAGGTAGATGGGCAGATAGCCCAGCCCATCGCGGGCGGCGGTGCCGACCGCGCCATAGAACGTCCACGACGAGCAATAGACCGCCAGCGCGAGGCTGTAGACGATGGGGCGCAGGCGCGGTTGGCGCGGATAGAGCGGGCGGCGGTCGCCCGCGTAGGCGACCACGAAAAGCAGGCCGACATAGAGCAGTGAAACGAGTAGCAGTAGCCAGCCGGCGATCAACGCAAAGGTCTCCCATTCGTGCGATCCATCGCCGGAACGCAGCAGCCACAGCCGCCATGGCTTGTGTCGCTCCCCTTCTGGCCGGCACCATGCGCGGATGACGACGACGTACGACCAGGACCCCACGAAAGTAGCAGAGCACCTGCGCGATGACGAGGTGCACGTGTGGCGGCTGGCGTATCAGCACCAGGAGGGACGCGAGCCGTTCCAGGCCTTGCTGGGCTGTTATCTGGGGCTGAGTCCGGCCGAGGTGCAACTGGAGCTGGGCGAGTTCGGCAAGCCGCGGTTGTCGTCGGTCCACGTGGGTGACCTGCACTTCAACTGGTCACACAGCATCGACCAGGCCCTGTTCGCGGTCGCCCGCGGCATCGAGCCCGGCGTGGATCTGGAGAAGCTGCGGCCGCGACCGCGCGCCATGGCGATTGCGGACCGTTATTTCAGTCCGGACGAGGCGCAGGTGCTTGCGGCGGTCCCCGAGAGCGAGAGGGATGCCGTGTTTCTCCAGCTATGGACGGCCAAGGAGGCCGTGCTTAAGGCGACCGGGCGCGGGCTGGCCTTCGGCTTGCATCGTCTGAGCATCGAGTGGGGGCATCGACACCTGGCGCTGCGCCTTTTGGAAGGTGAGGATGTGGCCGAGTGGCAGCTGCATCGGCTTCCGCTGGATGACGGCCACGTGGCGAGCCTGGCCTGGCGCGGTGAGCCGCGCGTGATCGAGATGCGCGCACTTGCTCCGCTAGCCCAATAGGCGCAATGTTTCGGGTCCCATGCGTCGCCGCGCACGTGCCGGCGTCAG is from Dyella terrae and encodes:
- the acs gene encoding acetate--CoA ligase, which gives rise to MSKIYPVKPEFAAKARVRKDDYDRMYAESVDNPEGFWGEVGKRVDWFKAPTKIKNVSYDPHNLHIRWYEDGELNVSANCLDRHLAQRGDKTAIIFEGDDPSESRHITYRELHAEVCKFANTLKNLGVSKGDRVAIYLPMIPEAAVAMLACARIGAIHSVVFGGFSPDSLAGRIADSTCKLVVTADEGVRGGKKIGLKANVDAALERPGTNSVETVIVVRRTGAGVPMQSPRDRYYHVLMEGQSADCPATPVEAEHPLFILYTSGSTGKPKGVLHTSGGYLVYASYTHELVFDLRDDDVYWCTADVGWVTGHSYVVYGPLANGATTVMFDGVPNYPDTSRFWNVIDKHQVTLFYTAPTAIRALMREGEAPVKKASRASLRLLGSVGEPINPEAWEWYYRVVGDERCPIVDTWWQTETGGILITPLAGAIDAKPGSATLPFFGITPAVVDATGTVLEGATEGNLVITDSWPGQMRTVYGDHQRFIETYFTAYPGNYFTGDGVRRDEDGYYWITGRVDDVINVSGHRIGTAEVESALVSHPKVAEAAVVGAPHDIKGQGIYAFVTLIAGEQGSDELRKELIAWVRKEIGPIATPDFLQWAPGLPKTRSGKIMRRILRKIGENQPDQLGDISTLADPSVVKNLVDERIVK
- a CDS encoding response regulator transcription factor, with protein sequence MPDVLIADDHPLFRDALERAVLTALPGATVHCADSVHSLLGMVEQFPEADLLLLDLHMPGARGYSALAHIRGQYPGLPTIVVSGHEEAHVARRALAHGALAYIPKSSSGEEIVQAIRTVLDGDVWLPHQLLGDGNTELKPDEAEIASRVASLTPQQFRVLTMIAEGLLNKQIAYDLGVSEATVKAHMTSIMRKLGVNNRTQVALAASQLAVDPSVMQPMPEEE
- a CDS encoding hybrid sensor histidine kinase/response regulator, which gives rise to MIAGWLLLLVSLLYVGLLFVVAYAGDRRPLYPRQPRLRPIVYSLALAVYCSSWTFYGAVGTAARDGLGYLPIYLGPAMLFVFGFGLMRRLAIVARQRNITSIADFIGARFGKSHGLAAAVALIAVIAIVPYLALQFKAVSMSYAALGGGAGQFGDSAMWCAILLATFAILFGTRTIDATEHHHGMMLAIALESLIKLVAFALLAAYALWRGPGLEATVQLPVKQFEAGISPGFLAQTLLAFCAMFCLPRQFQIGVVECEDPKDLYRARWMFPLYMMIISVAVIPIVAAGLHLPGVQNGNADAWVLNLPMAHDDRGVALIAFIGGFSAATGMVIVSSVALSTMISNDLVMPALLRIRRLRLEQRADLSQLVLLVRRIAIVALACMAYAYYRLVADTANLASTGLLAFAAVAQFAPAIVSALYWRGASRRGVATGLVAGFAVWAYTLLFPAMRPDAHWLNDGPLGMSWLQPQALFHLSGWDPVMHGTFWSLLVNVGCLIFISLRFRPSLEERLHAAMFIEPSSVDYGGAGDWRGRVSVADLRTIAERIVGERSSQRAFEDYGDRRGRALQPGESADRALIQHTERLLASAVGAASARRILMGVLSGSGLDIAEAMALMDEASQELRFNRELLSTTLENVSQGISVVDAGMRLVAWNRRYLELFDYPDGMVYVGVPVADLIRWNADHGECGPGEVEAHVAKRIGYMRAGSPHLFQRIRPDGTVIEMRGRALPGGGYVTTYTDVTAYKHAEHALMEANENLEQRVEQRTAELSEALVATANARRDAEAANVSKTRFLAAASHDLLQPLNAARLFTSALRQHPGLDQEAGQLAERIDASFRAAEDLLDALLDTSRLDAGSYRPDIGHFALSDLFDSLKAQYAVVAEKRGLSFRVASTKLAVRSDPQLLRRILQNFVSNALRYTRQGGVLLGARRVGDDVRIEVWDTGPGIADEQRARIFDEFQRLDRPSPWGEKGLGLGLSICDRIAHILDHRLTLDSRDGHGSRFGVVVPRVDAVAPRRRAPTQPSSNAEQLPLTVLCLDNDASILDGMRALLQRWGVDCRTALDIEQAAEELQKGGIDMILADYHLTEDMNGLQAIQHLRGRLGDLPPVAMITADGSSELKQRARALGYPLLHKPVRPAALRALLSARLRRQTPA
- a CDS encoding 4'-phosphopantetheinyl transferase family protein, whose product is MTTTYDQDPTKVAEHLRDDEVHVWRLAYQHQEGREPFQALLGCYLGLSPAEVQLELGEFGKPRLSSVHVGDLHFNWSHSIDQALFAVARGIEPGVDLEKLRPRPRAMAIADRYFSPDEAQVLAAVPESERDAVFLQLWTAKEAVLKATGRGLAFGLHRLSIEWGHRHLALRLLEGEDVAEWQLHRLPLDDGHVASLAWRGEPRVIEMRALAPLAQ